Proteins from one Microcoleus sp. FACHB-672 genomic window:
- a CDS encoding tetratricopeptide repeat protein, with product MATTQAKANWTARRTNKCRLKLLSLTTAVVTLAAITFIDKAGANSRQSATTVPVHSLTLQARQQTSSALLKEGENLVRRGEVKRALSVYAEAEILNSPLPVSAGDWNTLCWFGSLWGQAADVIDACNKAIELAPKQEEFRDSRGLARALSGDIEGAIEDFQVFVDTTEDQSRKYQRQSWINSLRRGQNPFTPEQIKQLFVD from the coding sequence ATGGCGACGACTCAAGCAAAAGCAAATTGGACAGCACGCAGAACCAACAAATGCCGGCTCAAACTTTTAAGCCTAACAACCGCCGTCGTAACATTAGCTGCTATCACCTTTATTGACAAAGCCGGCGCGAATAGCCGGCAAAGCGCAACCACAGTGCCGGTGCACTCTCTCACACTGCAAGCGCGACAACAGACAAGCTCGGCGCTACTAAAAGAAGGAGAAAACTTGGTGAGGCGAGGAGAAGTCAAACGCGCACTCTCCGTTTATGCTGAAGCCGAAATACTTAACTCCCCACTCCCGGTTTCTGCCGGCGACTGGAACACCCTGTGCTGGTTTGGCAGCCTCTGGGGTCAAGCAGCGGATGTGATAGATGCCTGTAACAAGGCTATAGAGCTTGCACCCAAACAAGAAGAGTTCCGGGACAGCCGGGGTCTTGCACGGGCGCTTAGCGGCGATATTGAGGGTGCTATTGAAGATTTTCAGGTATTTGTAGACACGACGGAAGACCAAAGTCGCAAATACCAACGCCAAAGTTGGATCAATTCCCTGCGCCGGGGTCAAAACCCCTTCACCCCTGAACAAATAAAACAGCTATTTGTTGACTAA
- the apcD gene encoding allophycocyanin subunit alpha-B codes for MSVVSQVILQADDELRYPSTGELKSITQFFQTGEQRVRIASTLAENEKKIVEQASKRLWQKRPDFISPGGNAYGQRQRALCLRDYGWYLRLITYGILAGDQEPIEKIGIIGVREMYNSLGVPVPGMAESIRCLKEAALALLSQEDAAEAAPYFDYIAQAMS; via the coding sequence ATGAGCGTAGTTAGCCAAGTTATTCTCCAAGCGGACGACGAGCTTCGTTATCCAAGCACCGGCGAACTTAAGAGCATTACACAATTCTTTCAAACCGGCGAACAGCGGGTTCGCATCGCCAGCACACTGGCAGAAAATGAAAAGAAAATTGTAGAACAAGCAAGTAAACGGCTTTGGCAGAAACGCCCAGACTTTATTTCTCCGGGCGGTAATGCTTACGGACAGCGTCAGCGGGCGCTTTGTTTGCGTGATTATGGCTGGTATCTGCGTCTAATTACCTACGGGATACTTGCCGGTGACCAAGAACCGATTGAAAAAATTGGGATCATTGGCGTGCGGGAAATGTACAACTCTCTGGGTGTTCCTGTGCCTGGTATGGCTGAATCCATCCGCTGCTTGAAAGAAGCAGCCCTAGCACTGCTTAGCCAAGAAGACGCCGCTGAAGCCGCCCCTTACTTCGACTACATCGCTCAGGCTATGTCATAA
- the rlmD gene encoding 23S rRNA (uracil(1939)-C(5))-methyltransferase RlmD gives MDKLEQTVDKRWQQGELVEVAITDLSDTGEGVGRFDGRVVFVPDTVPGDRLLARLVQVKPQYATGKTHELLESSPHRIRPSCIVADKCGGCQWQHIDYSYQLEAKRNQVIQALERIGGISLPPVEPVLAPPAALGYRNKATYPLGMSSTGNVQAGYYQKNSHRLVNLNRCPIQDDRLDPLLAEVKQDIQRQGWRVYDEKYHRGEVRHLSLRIGRRTGEILLTLVARTGELAEIEAQAQVWLKRYPQLVGVCLNINPAKTNAIFGKETHCIAGLPYIHEEFAGLQFQLRADTFFQVNTEAAEALLEAMVNQLDLQGDEVVVDAYCGIGTFTLPLAKRVREAIGLEMQPAAVEQAQLNAQLNNLTNVSFRDGEVETLLPQLGVKPDIVLIDPPRKGCDRTVLETLVQIQPERIVYVSCKPATLARDLKFLCNAGGYRLTRVQPADFFPQTSHVECAAFLVR, from the coding sequence ATGGACAAATTAGAGCAGACCGTTGACAAACGATGGCAACAGGGTGAATTGGTAGAAGTGGCCATCACAGATTTAAGTGACACCGGCGAAGGAGTCGGTCGATTTGACGGGCGCGTGGTATTTGTGCCCGATACCGTTCCCGGAGATCGCCTCCTCGCCCGACTGGTGCAAGTCAAGCCCCAATATGCCACCGGCAAAACCCACGAACTTCTCGAATCTTCCCCCCACCGGATTCGCCCTAGCTGCATTGTGGCGGATAAATGCGGCGGCTGTCAGTGGCAGCATATCGATTACTCGTACCAGTTAGAAGCCAAACGCAATCAGGTTATTCAAGCTTTAGAACGCATTGGGGGAATTTCTCTACCGCCGGTTGAGCCGGTGTTGGCCCCACCGGCAGCCTTGGGGTATCGCAACAAAGCCACCTATCCCTTGGGAATGTCATCAACTGGTAACGTACAGGCCGGCTACTACCAAAAAAATAGCCACCGGCTGGTTAACCTCAACCGCTGTCCCATTCAAGATGACCGCTTAGATCCACTGCTCGCAGAAGTCAAACAGGACATTCAGCGGCAAGGGTGGCGGGTGTATGACGAAAAGTATCACCGGGGAGAAGTGCGTCACCTCTCGCTGCGGATCGGTCGCCGGACAGGTGAGATTTTACTGACTTTGGTGGCAAGAACCGGCGAATTAGCGGAAATTGAGGCCCAAGCGCAGGTGTGGCTGAAGCGTTACCCGCAACTGGTGGGAGTTTGCCTGAATATCAACCCAGCCAAAACCAACGCTATTTTTGGCAAAGAAACCCACTGTATCGCCGGCCTTCCTTATATACACGAGGAATTTGCTGGTTTGCAGTTCCAACTGCGGGCGGATACCTTCTTCCAGGTGAATACAGAGGCAGCAGAGGCGCTGTTAGAGGCAATGGTCAATCAGCTGGATTTACAAGGCGATGAGGTGGTGGTCGATGCTTACTGCGGAATTGGCACCTTTACGTTGCCCCTGGCGAAGCGAGTGCGGGAAGCAATTGGTTTGGAAATGCAGCCGGCGGCAGTCGAGCAAGCCCAGCTTAATGCCCAACTGAATAACTTGACAAATGTAAGTTTTCGTGATGGAGAAGTTGAGACTTTACTGCCCCAATTGGGAGTCAAACCCGATATTGTTCTAATTGACCCGCCGCGCAAGGGATGTGATCGCACTGTTCTGGAAACGCTGGTACAGATTCAACCGGAACGCATTGTTTATGTCAGTTGCAAACCGGCAACTCTGGCGCGTGATCTCAAGTTTCTTTGCAATGCCGGTGGCTATCGTTTAACCCGCGTACAGCCGGCAGACTTTTTCCCCCAAACCTCACACGTTGAATGTGCGGCTTTTTTAGTGCGCTGA
- a CDS encoding YkvA family protein, producing the protein MNFSIQSLYTWYRSTIRNPKYRWWLILGTAAYLFSPIDIAPDFLPIVGQIDDLALVTLLVSEVSQLLIDRYKARNGENPTETASAGETSTAGAGTIDVDAATIK; encoded by the coding sequence ATGAACTTCTCAATTCAATCGCTCTACACCTGGTATCGCAGCACGATTCGCAATCCCAAGTATCGCTGGTGGCTTATTCTCGGCACAGCCGCTTATTTATTCAGCCCGATTGATATTGCCCCAGATTTTCTGCCCATTGTCGGACAAATTGACGATCTTGCCCTGGTGACGTTGCTCGTTTCCGAAGTGTCCCAACTGTTGATTGATCGCTACAAAGCTCGTAATGGCGAGAATCCGACTGAAACGGCTTCAGCCGGCGAAACTTCAACTGCCGGTGCCGGCACCATTGATGTCGATGCTGCAACCATTAAATAG
- the lpxD gene encoding UDP-3-O-(3-hydroxymyristoyl)glucosamine N-acyltransferase: MKFSELVEKLGEAAGKNSLTSTSDDLEIIGVAQIEEATASTISYIEGAKYASQLEKTAASAVILSMDDALQAKANQRGIAWIAGHNPRLLFAQTIALFYQPFQPAPEIHPTAVIHPSAEIGAKVYIGAHVVIQAGAKIGNGVCIHPNVVIYPEVQIGDRTVLHANCTIQERTLIGANCVIHSGSVIGSEGFGFVPTPSGWFKMEQSGRTILEDGVEVGCNSNIDRPAVGETRIGRNTKIDNLVQIGHGCKVGTNCAISGQVGLAGGVKLGNNVILAGQVGIVNQVKIGDGAIASAQSGIHTDVPAGEIYSGTPAVPHKLFLKASAISARLPEIYQSIKQIQRYFKNSRNNL; the protein is encoded by the coding sequence ATGAAATTTAGCGAACTGGTAGAAAAACTTGGTGAAGCTGCCGGTAAAAATAGCCTGACGTCTACAAGTGACGATCTGGAAATTATAGGGGTGGCACAGATTGAGGAGGCAACCGCCAGTACCATCAGTTATATAGAAGGGGCAAAATATGCCTCCCAGTTGGAAAAAACAGCAGCGAGTGCTGTAATTTTATCGATGGATGATGCCCTACAAGCCAAAGCAAACCAACGGGGTATTGCTTGGATTGCCGGCCATAATCCGCGATTGTTGTTTGCCCAAACGATCGCATTATTCTACCAACCTTTTCAGCCGGCACCAGAAATTCATCCCACTGCCGTGATTCATCCTTCCGCCGAAATTGGCGCGAAAGTCTACATCGGTGCTCATGTAGTTATTCAAGCCGGCGCGAAGATTGGCAACGGCGTGTGCATTCATCCAAATGTGGTAATTTATCCCGAAGTCCAAATCGGTGATCGCACAGTTTTACACGCGAACTGCACCATTCAAGAACGCACGCTAATCGGCGCAAATTGTGTGATTCACAGTGGTTCAGTGATTGGTAGTGAGGGGTTTGGTTTTGTGCCAACACCATCAGGTTGGTTCAAAATGGAGCAATCAGGCCGCACAATCTTAGAAGATGGTGTAGAGGTTGGGTGTAATTCTAATATTGACCGACCGGCTGTCGGAGAAACACGGATTGGTCGCAACACAAAAATTGACAATTTGGTACAAATTGGTCATGGCTGTAAAGTCGGCACAAATTGTGCAATATCCGGTCAAGTTGGGCTTGCCGGCGGTGTCAAACTAGGCAACAATGTCATCTTGGCCGGCCAAGTGGGGATAGTGAATCAAGTAAAAATAGGAGATGGGGCGATTGCATCAGCCCAATCAGGAATTCATACCGATGTTCCTGCCGGCGAGATATACTCTGGGACGCCGGCTGTTCCTCATAAGTTATTTTTGAAGGCTTCCGCTATTTCCGCTCGCCTGCCGGAAATTTATCAATCTATTAAGCAAATTCAGCGCTACTTTAAAAACTCCCGCAACAATCTCTAA
- a CDS encoding AbrB family transcriptional regulator: MTETATAPLTGKALLQKVKELSHLPRRETAKRCGYYTVTKNSQTRVNLTDFYDAVLAARGIPLSPEGAKDGRGREPTYRVSVHKNGQIVIGSTYTEAMGLKPGDEFEIKLGYKHIHLIQVDSNKNGSLKDEDDEEDEDDEE; this comes from the coding sequence ATGACAGAAACTGCAACAGCTCCACTTACCGGAAAGGCACTGCTTCAAAAGGTAAAAGAACTCTCACATTTACCGAGGCGAGAAACCGCAAAGCGCTGCGGGTACTATACCGTCACAAAAAATAGCCAAACCCGCGTCAATCTCACAGATTTCTATGACGCTGTGTTGGCCGCAAGGGGAATTCCTTTAAGCCCAGAAGGAGCTAAAGATGGCCGGGGTCGCGAACCGACGTATCGCGTGAGTGTCCACAAAAATGGACAAATTGTGATCGGTTCTACCTACACAGAAGCGATGGGATTAAAGCCTGGGGATGAATTTGAAATCAAGCTCGGCTACAAACATATTCATCTGATCCAGGTGGATTCTAATAAGAATGGCTCCCTGAAAGATGAAGACGATGAGGAGGATGAAGACGACGAGGAGTAA
- a CDS encoding CPBP family intramembrane glutamic endopeptidase, translating into MAFFFTWAGFWLPIAIPLAIVLKWHPQKPMSVAQKLPLMASLYLIAPLIVWGAVGIENVPFSNYGLAWEPSVLVHLALGFGLGVFSLAILFGLQWALGWISWQPADISKLASALLPTLLLGLWVGGTEELIFRGFLLNQLLQDYSIWVAAAISSVIFAILHLVWEVRETLPQLPGLWLLGMVLVLARACDGGSLGLAWGLHAGWIWAIASLDTAELMTYTGTVPAWITGLGKKPLAGGVGILLLLATSSLLWLVLSPEL; encoded by the coding sequence ATGGCTTTTTTCTTCACCTGGGCGGGCTTCTGGTTGCCGATAGCCATTCCTCTGGCAATTGTTTTGAAGTGGCACCCCCAAAAGCCAATGTCGGTCGCTCAAAAGCTGCCTTTAATGGCTTCGCTTTACCTGATAGCTCCACTAATTGTGTGGGGGGCTGTCGGCATCGAAAACGTGCCATTTTCCAATTACGGCCTAGCTTGGGAACCTTCTGTGTTAGTTCACTTAGCGCTAGGTTTTGGATTGGGAGTTTTCAGCTTAGCTATTCTGTTTGGTTTGCAATGGGCGCTAGGCTGGATTTCTTGGCAACCGGCAGACATTTCTAAGTTGGCTTCTGCACTACTGCCCACCCTGTTGTTAGGACTGTGGGTGGGTGGAACTGAAGAGTTAATCTTTCGCGGATTCCTGCTAAACCAGCTGCTACAAGACTACTCAATCTGGGTGGCGGCAGCAATTTCTAGCGTGATTTTTGCCATCCTCCACCTGGTTTGGGAAGTTCGAGAGACTCTACCCCAACTGCCCGGACTGTGGCTGCTGGGGATGGTTTTGGTGCTAGCACGCGCTTGTGATGGCGGCAGCTTGGGTTTAGCATGGGGACTTCATGCCGGCTGGATCTGGGCGATTGCCAGCCTGGATACAGCCGAGCTAATGACCTACACTGGCACCGTACCCGCCTGGATAACCGGCTTAGGGAAAAAACCCTTAGCCGGTGGCGTTGGCATCCTCTTGTTATTAGCTACCAGCTCACTACTTTGGTTAGTGCTGAGTCCTGAGTTGTGA
- the cbiE gene encoding precorrin-6y C5,15-methyltransferase (decarboxylating) subunit CbiE, with protein MVLVHVVGIGLDGVAGLTLSVQHLVEKATLLVGSERHLGYFPNHQAERLVIGDLNLVIRDIRKRLSSEQPESVEENITADFSSVVSPPTQIVVLVSGDPLFFGLGRLLLEELPADKLIFHPHLSSVQLAFNRLKVPWQDARVISAHGRSVDELLEALRQGVEKIAVLTDGTHNPSAIARLLLSLDLPSSYELWVCENLGGANERVQGWPALDPAELARLQQQHFEPLNVVVLLRRPNFAQGKVDVKSLPILGLPDHTFVSFNDRPGLMTKREVRILVLGELALQSAQTIWDVGAGTGSVSIEMARLCPNTQIYAIEKTAVGTTLIEQNCRRLGVTNVVSINGSAPEILYRLPAPDRIFIGGTGGQLRQILGVCGGQLKAGGVMVLALATLEHLNDALIWVNERMRRERDWSHRLLQVQLSRSVPIGGQLTRLSPLNPVTIVTVSRR; from the coding sequence ATGGTGCTTGTACACGTTGTTGGAATTGGCTTGGATGGGGTAGCTGGACTGACTCTGTCAGTCCAGCATCTGGTGGAGAAGGCGACGCTGCTGGTGGGGAGTGAGCGGCACTTAGGTTATTTCCCAAACCATCAGGCAGAACGCCTGGTTATTGGAGATTTAAATCTGGTAATTCGTGATATTCGCAAACGGCTGTCTAGCGAACAACCAGAAAGTGTTGAGGAAAATATAACGGCTGACTTCTCTTCTGTAGTTTCCCCGCCTACACAAATCGTGGTGTTGGTTTCTGGCGATCCGCTCTTTTTTGGTTTGGGACGCTTACTGCTAGAAGAATTGCCGGCAGACAAGCTAATATTTCACCCACATTTAAGTTCTGTTCAGTTAGCTTTTAACCGGCTGAAGGTGCCGTGGCAGGATGCGCGTGTAATTAGTGCTCACGGGCGTTCTGTGGATGAATTGCTCGAAGCGCTGCGCCAAGGTGTTGAGAAAATTGCGGTGCTGACGGATGGAACTCACAACCCATCTGCTATTGCACGCCTGCTGCTATCTCTAGATTTGCCCAGCAGCTATGAGTTATGGGTGTGTGAAAATTTAGGGGGTGCAAACGAACGGGTTCAGGGTTGGCCGGCTCTAGATCCGGCAGAACTGGCGCGTTTGCAGCAACAGCATTTTGAACCGCTAAATGTGGTTGTCTTACTGCGCCGGCCTAATTTCGCTCAAGGGAAAGTGGACGTGAAAAGTCTGCCAATATTAGGCTTACCAGACCACACATTTGTCAGCTTTAATGATCGCCCAGGACTGATGACAAAGCGAGAAGTTCGCATTTTGGTACTGGGGGAATTAGCTCTACAATCGGCTCAAACGATTTGGGATGTGGGTGCCGGCACAGGTTCTGTGTCAATTGAAATGGCTCGTTTGTGCCCGAACACTCAAATTTATGCAATTGAAAAAACCGCTGTCGGCACCACTTTAATTGAGCAAAATTGCCGCCGGTTGGGTGTAACAAATGTTGTGTCTATTAACGGCAGCGCCCCAGAAATTCTCTATCGCCTGCCGGCACCTGACCGAATTTTTATCGGCGGCACAGGGGGCCAATTGCGTCAAATTCTAGGCGTTTGCGGGGGTCAGTTAAAGGCTGGTGGGGTGATGGTGCTGGCTTTAGCAACGCTAGAGCATCTTAACGACGCTTTAATTTGGGTGAATGAGCGGATGCGGCGCGAACGCGATTGGAGTCATCGGCTGCTACAAGTACAGCTATCCCGTTCGGTGCCAATTGGCGGCCAACTAACCCGCTTATCACCCCTCAATCCCGTGACGATTGTAACAGTGAGCCGACGTTGA
- a CDS encoding thioredoxin domain-containing protein — protein MSNRLAQTQSLYLRKHAENPIDWWPWSDEALETARRDNKPVFLSIGYSSCHWCTVMEGEAFSDNAIAQYMNANFLPIKVDREERPDIDSLYMQALQMMSGQGGWPLNVFLTPDELVPFYGGTYFPVEPRYGRPGFLQVLQAIRRFYDVDKAKLRSVKEEMLENLQQSAVLPASQLSEDLLHKGLETNTAVIASKHPGPSFPMIPYAELVLRGVRFNFDSKSDAKQVCTQRGLDLALGGIYDHVAGGFHRYTVDPTWTVPHFEKMLYDNGQIVEYLANLWSAGIQEPAFERAIAGTVQWLKREMTAPAGYFYAAQDADSFADQNAVEPEEGDFYVWSFNELEQLLTREELAELQQHFTVTAGGNFEGRNVLQRRDAGKLSHTVETALAKLFAGRYGGSPASLETFPPARNNLEAKTLNWPGRIPAVTDTKMIVAWNSLMISGLARAGAILQQPEYLQLAIKATQFILDHQWVEGRFYRLNYDGQSAVMAQSEDYALFIKALLDLHQAALGMGNREEVAQLPIAKFWLENALKVQEEFDEFFWSIELGGYYNTPNDSSQELLVRERSYADNATPAANGIAIANLVRLSLLSENLEYLDKAEQTLQAFSSIMNRSPQACPSLFTALDWYQNHTLIRTAGDSIASLNAQYLPCAVYHQQTDLPAGIAGLVCQGLTCKEPARSQDQLWEQLQQSQIRG, from the coding sequence ATGTCAAATCGCCTCGCCCAAACCCAAAGCCTTTACCTCCGCAAACACGCTGAAAATCCAATCGATTGGTGGCCCTGGAGTGACGAAGCCCTAGAAACTGCCCGCCGCGACAATAAACCCGTTTTCCTATCCATTGGATACTCTAGCTGCCACTGGTGCACGGTCATGGAAGGAGAAGCCTTTTCAGACAATGCGATCGCACAGTACATGAATGCCAATTTCCTTCCGATTAAAGTTGATCGCGAAGAACGCCCAGATATCGACAGTTTGTATATGCAAGCGTTACAGATGATGTCGGGTCAAGGAGGTTGGCCCCTCAATGTCTTTCTCACCCCTGATGAACTCGTACCCTTTTACGGCGGCACCTACTTCCCCGTAGAACCCCGCTACGGACGCCCCGGATTTTTGCAAGTATTACAGGCAATTCGCCGGTTTTATGACGTAGATAAAGCCAAATTACGCTCAGTAAAAGAAGAGATGTTAGAGAACCTGCAACAGTCTGCTGTGTTGCCGGCATCTCAACTGAGTGAGGATTTGTTGCACAAGGGTTTAGAAACCAATACGGCTGTTATTGCTTCCAAACATCCTGGGCCAAGTTTCCCGATGATTCCTTACGCAGAGTTAGTGCTGCGAGGGGTTCGGTTTAATTTTGACTCCAAATCTGACGCCAAACAAGTTTGCACGCAACGCGGGCTAGATTTGGCTTTAGGAGGCATTTACGACCACGTTGCCGGCGGATTTCACCGCTATACCGTTGACCCGACTTGGACGGTGCCTCACTTCGAGAAAATGCTTTACGATAACGGTCAGATTGTGGAATATCTGGCGAATTTGTGGAGTGCGGGCATCCAAGAACCGGCCTTTGAACGTGCGATCGCCGGCACAGTGCAATGGCTGAAGCGAGAAATGACTGCGCCGGCAGGTTATTTCTATGCCGCCCAAGATGCCGACAGCTTTGCAGATCAAAATGCTGTAGAACCGGAGGAGGGCGACTTTTACGTTTGGAGTTTCAACGAACTCGAACAGTTGCTTACCCGCGAAGAACTCGCAGAACTACAACAGCACTTTACCGTAACTGCCGGCGGCAATTTTGAAGGGCGCAACGTCTTGCAAAGACGCGATGCCGGCAAACTGAGTCACACAGTCGAAACTGCCCTCGCAAAACTCTTTGCAGGCCGCTACGGCGGATCACCGGCTTCTCTGGAAACCTTTCCCCCAGCCCGGAATAACCTAGAAGCCAAAACCCTCAACTGGCCGGGTCGCATTCCGGCAGTTACCGATACCAAAATGATTGTCGCCTGGAACAGCCTAATGATTTCAGGTTTAGCCAGAGCCGGTGCCATCCTTCAACAGCCAGAATACCTACAACTCGCCATAAAAGCCACCCAATTCATCCTCGATCATCAATGGGTTGAGGGGCGCTTCTACCGGCTCAATTACGATGGCCAGTCGGCAGTCATGGCACAATCCGAAGATTACGCCCTGTTTATCAAAGCTTTGCTCGATCTGCATCAAGCTGCGCTGGGAATGGGGAATCGTGAAGAAGTCGCACAATTGCCGATTGCCAAGTTCTGGTTAGAAAACGCCCTCAAAGTTCAAGAAGAATTTGACGAATTTTTCTGGAGTATTGAACTGGGAGGTTATTACAATACACCGAACGATTCCAGTCAAGAATTATTGGTTCGTGAACGCAGTTATGCAGATAACGCAACACCGGCAGCCAACGGCATCGCCATTGCCAACTTAGTTCGCCTCTCCCTGCTGAGCGAAAACCTGGAATATCTCGACAAAGCCGAGCAAACGCTGCAGGCGTTTAGCAGCATCATGAACCGCTCACCCCAAGCGTGTCCCAGCTTATTTACGGCTCTCGACTGGTATCAAAATCACACCTTAATTCGCACAGCCGGTGACTCTATTGCGTCTCTAAACGCTCAGTATTTGCCTTGTGCCGTTTATCACCAACAGACTGATTTGCCGGCAGGCATCGCTGGACTTGTTTGCCAGGGCTTAACCTGTAAAGAGCCGGCGCGCAGCCAAGACCAACTGTGGGAACAGCTACAGCAAAGCCAAATTAGGGGCTAG
- a CDS encoding Uma2 family endonuclease — protein MQTTETPLALRLFTVHDYHRMAEVGILQPDERVELLEGQVLLKYTNAEPRLWTVAEYYRMAEVGILQPNERVELIEGQIITKMSPQGTAHATAVTLTEKLLEKRLEAQVLVRVQLPIQLNDLSEPEPDIAVVVGDALRYGDHHPTPSEIYLIVEIADTTVKSDCETKAKSYAKSGIADYWVLDVNNRQLHVFREPAQDGYQSEVVLPEHSTISSLAFPADIFTISEMLRPL, from the coding sequence ATGCAGACAACAGAAACACCTTTAGCACTTCGTCTTTTTACAGTCCATGACTATCATCGCATGGCAGAAGTTGGAATTTTGCAGCCAGATGAACGCGTCGAACTGCTTGAAGGGCAAGTTTTACTGAAATATACAAATGCCGAACCTCGCCTTTGGACTGTTGCAGAATACTATCGCATGGCAGAAGTTGGAATTTTGCAACCCAATGAACGTGTCGAATTAATTGAAGGACAAATAATTACCAAGATGAGTCCACAGGGAACCGCCCACGCTACGGCAGTCACGCTAACAGAAAAGTTGCTGGAGAAGCGCTTAGAAGCGCAGGTTTTAGTAAGAGTGCAACTGCCTATACAGTTAAATGATTTATCCGAACCAGAACCAGATATTGCCGTCGTCGTTGGAGATGCGCTACGTTATGGCGATCATCATCCCACGCCCTCAGAAATTTATTTAATCGTTGAAATAGCAGATACTACTGTCAAATCAGATTGCGAGACGAAAGCCAAAAGCTATGCCAAGTCTGGTATTGCGGATTATTGGGTTTTAGATGTGAATAACCGGCAGCTTCATGTTTTTCGAGAGCCGGCTCAAGATGGTTATCAAAGCGAGGTAGTTTTACCGGAACATTCCACTATTTCATCGCTCGCATTTCCCGCTGATATCTTCACGATTTCTGAAATGTTGCGTCCGCTGTAA
- a CDS encoding ABC transporter permease, whose product MSRSKALQYYIVTRILLAPLMLWTITSLVFLLLRATPGDPVDAILGPKAPQAVKEAMREQLGLAGPLWQQYLNYMGNLLRFDLGTSLTSRGQKVWDIIQSYFPATVELAIFSMAIALVVGIGVGMISASRPNTPLDAGGRLFGIITYSVPAFWVGMLLQLIFAVQLGWFPLGTRFPLTVPVPAGPTGIYTIDSLLSGNLIQFFTALHYLTLPCLTLGILISGIFERIVRVNLKQTLRSDYVEAARARGIPEFRILVAHALKNALIPVITVLGLTLASLLGGAILTEVTFSWPGLANRLYEAISLRDYPTVQGVVVFFAGIVVIASIVIDILNAYIDPRIRY is encoded by the coding sequence ATGTCCCGTTCCAAAGCACTGCAATACTACATCGTTACCCGCATCCTTTTAGCACCCTTGATGCTGTGGACAATTACCTCTCTAGTATTTTTGCTCCTACGTGCAACTCCCGGCGATCCAGTGGATGCTATTTTAGGCCCAAAAGCCCCACAAGCGGTCAAAGAGGCGATGCGAGAACAACTCGGTTTAGCCGGCCCTTTGTGGCAGCAATACCTAAATTACATGGGAAATCTGCTGCGGTTTGATTTGGGAACTTCTCTTACAAGTCGTGGACAAAAAGTGTGGGACATTATTCAATCTTACTTCCCAGCCACAGTAGAATTAGCCATTTTTAGTATGGCGATCGCACTCGTCGTGGGAATTGGAGTTGGGATGATATCAGCTTCGCGTCCCAACACCCCTCTCGATGCCGGTGGCCGACTGTTTGGCATCATTACCTACTCAGTTCCTGCCTTTTGGGTGGGGATGCTATTACAGCTCATTTTCGCCGTGCAATTGGGCTGGTTTCCCTTAGGAACGCGCTTTCCTTTAACAGTGCCGGTGCCGGCCGGTCCCACCGGCATTTACACAATTGACAGTCTCCTAAGTGGCAATCTCATTCAGTTTTTCACAGCCTTGCACTATCTCACCCTACCTTGCCTTACTTTAGGCATTCTCATCAGCGGCATTTTTGAGCGAATTGTGCGCGTCAACCTCAAGCAAACCCTGCGATCAGATTATGTAGAAGCAGCAAGAGCAAGAGGAATTCCAGAATTTCGCATCCTCGTTGCTCACGCCCTAAAAAATGCCCTAATTCCAGTTATTACAGTGTTGGGATTAACGTTAGCATCCCTATTAGGTGGGGCAATTTTGACCGAAGTTACTTTCTCTTGGCCGGGATTAGCAAACCGTCTTTATGAAGCAATTTCTTTGCGAGATTACCCCACTGTTCAAGGCGTTGTCGTGTTTTTTGCCGGCATTGTGGTAATTGCTAGCATTGTAATTGATATTCTCAACGCCTATATCGATCCACGAATTCGGTACTAA